Within the Candidatus Methylomirabilis sp. genome, the region GCGGCGTTGACAGTCCCCGAGGGGCATGGTATCCGGGAAACGCCCCGCGGGGAGGCGGGGGCAGCGCATGGCGCGCGCCAAAATCCTGATCGTGGACGACGAGCGATTCTTCGCCGAGCTCCTCACGGAGTGCCTGGGGGATCTCGATGCCGAGCTCCTGTACGCCCGGGACGGGGTGACCGCGCTCCGGCGGGCGCAGGAGCACGCCCCCGACCTCATCCTCCTGGACCTGGTGATGCCGGATCAGGACGGGTTCGAGGTGGCCAAGGCCCTGAAGCAGCAGGCCGAGACCCGCGACATCCCCATCATCTTCCTGACGGGGGACAGCCGAGCCGAGCGCCGGGTCGAGGGGCTCGAGATGGGGGCGGAGGATTACATCACGAAACCCTTCCATCCCCCCGAGGTGGTGGCGCGGGTGAAGAAGGCCCTTCGCGCCGCGGCCCGGAGCAAGGGGTTCAGCGGCCGACTGGCGGACCTGAGTCTGCCCAGCATCGTCCAGTTCCTGGAGCTGGAGCAGAAGAGCGGGACCCTGGAGATCTTCACCAAGGCCCGGCGGGGGGTGGTTCAGTTCCGGAGGGGGCGGATCGTCGGCGCGGTCCTGGGCCCGCGCGT harbors:
- a CDS encoding response regulator — protein: MARAKILIVDDERFFAELLTECLGDLDAELLYARDGVTALRRAQEHAPDLILLDLVMPDQDGFEVAKALKQQAETRDIPIIFLTGDSRAERRVEGLEMGAEDYITKPFHPPEVVARVKKALRAAARSKGFSGRLADLSLPSIVQFLELEQKSGTLEIFTKARRGVVQFRRGRIVGAVLGPRVGEGAFYRLLGWTEGVFQFEPGDPHVPAGAAITARSQALLLEGARRFDELGRLRASLPPPGTRLVVSPRLTSLLQGRRLAADLERLLEQFTGARTVEEVLEASEDELKAAELIAKLVTKGILTPLAA